The segment AGGTGCTGGCTGACCGCCAGGCACCGGTCGAGGGTCTCGCAGAGCAGCTCGTCGCCGGCCAGGACGCGGGCCAGCGAGACGCGCTGGCGGGCGATGATCGTGAGGCTGCGCTCGGGGGCGTCCGTGGCCGAGGGGAACGAGTCGATGGCGGACACCTCGAGGGGGAGGTCCAGCCCGGCCACGCCGGCCAGGTCGAGGTGCAGCTGGAGCAGGTCGGGCCCCGAAGGAAGCGGCGGCAGGGCCCACGTGAAGGTGATGGGGAAGTGGAAGTCGTCGGGCGGCTCGGTGTCCTCGGGGAGGTCGACGACGAGGTCCTCGAAGGAGAGCAGGACCCGGGGGTCGACCTCGAGGGCGAGGTGCAGGTCGACGGGCATGCCACACCCCTCTTCGGGGTGCAGGTCGACCTCCCACGCCTGGCGGAGCGAATAGGTCTCCACGAAGTGGCGCTCGTCGTGCACGTGGAAGCCGTGGTCGACGGCGTGGCCCTTGAGGTCGGCGACGAACCCGGGGACATCGATGACGGCCACGGGACGAGCCTAGGAGGCGGCGACGCCGGAGGTCCCGGTAGGTTCCTCGGCGATGGACGACGACACCCTGCTGGCGGTGCTCCACGATGCGGCGAGCGCCGTGCGCGCCGTGCTCGGCACGCTCGACGACTGGGGGCCGGCGGGTACCCGGCCCGGCCAGTACCTGAGCGACCTGGCGGCCGACGCGGCGGCCGTCGAGGTGCTCGAGAAGGCGGGGCTCGGGGCGCTCAGCGAGGAGAGCGGCCTCCACCACCCGGACCGCCCGCTGCTGGCGGTGCTCGACCCCGTCGACGGGTCCACCAACGCGTCGCGGCGGATCCCCTGGTACGCCACCAGCATCTGCGTCCTCGACGCCGACGGGGCGCGTGCGGCGGTGGTCGTCAACCAGGCCAGCGGCGTTCGCTACGAAGCCGTCCGGGGCGGCGGGGCGCGGTGCGACGGGCGCACGCTGGGCGCTCCCGCCTGCACCTCGCTCGCCACCGCCCTCGTTGCCCTGTCCGGCCTGCCGCCCCGCCACCTCGGGTGGCGCCAGTTCCGGGCCCTGGGCGCCGCCGCGCTCGACCTGTGCGCCGTCGCCGACGGCGTCGTCGACGCCTACGTCGACTGCAACGACAGCGTGCACGGGCCGTGGGACTACCTGGGCGGGATGCTCGTCTGCCGCGAGGCCGGAGCCGTCGTCACCGACCTCGAGGGCCGGCCGCTGGAGGCCCGTGGCCACACCGACCGGCGCACCCCGGTGGCCGCCGCCACGCCCGAGCTCCATGCGGAGCTGACGGAAGTTCGGTCCTCGTTCGGTCTGTGACGGAAAACCAGTTGACGCGCTCCGCCGGCCCATGGTGCCATTGCAGGCGCCCGGCTACGCGCCGGGACCCGAGGAGGAGCGTCGTGGTGGCAGGCATGTGTCGGATGGACAGCAAGCCGGTGGGCGCCAACGGTGCTCACGCGCCTGCCCGACTCCGTCGCGCCGCCCTGCACTCGTCGGTGTGCAAGTACGCGCAGTCCGCGGTGACGGAGCAGGGCACGTGGTTCGTCACCGTCGGCATCGACGGGCGGCTGGAGGGCCCCGAGGGAGATGAGACCGGATAGACGGTTTCCCTCCTGAAGGAAGGGCCCAAAGGCCGCCGGGATCTCCCGGCGGCCTTTGTGTTTCTCAGGGATCGGGTGCAGAACGAACGAGGGGAGAGGCGAGATGCTCGCCGAGTGGATCGCAGGACTGGAGGCTGAGGAGGGGCCCGCCGTCGACTGGGCGCTGGCCCGGTGCCGTGCCGGCGCCGGGGCCTTGGTGGAGCTGTTCTTCTCCGAGCAGCTGGACGACATCGCGCGCGCCAAGGGCATCTGCGCCGGGTGCCCGGTGCGCGAGCCGTGCCTGGCAGGCGCCCTCGCCCGCCGGGAGCCGTGGGGCGTGTGGGGCGGTCAGCTGTTCCTGAACGGCAAGATCCTGCCGTTCAAGCGCAAGCGGGGACGGCCGCCGAAGAACGCTTCGGCTCAGCTCACGGCCTGAGCACCGGCCGGCCGGGGACGGCGCCCACCGTCCCCGGACCGGCCGCCCGAGGTCCGGCCGCCGCCGTCCGTCGTCCCCTCGGCGGCGGCGGCCGAGACCGACGCCGGGTGGCGGAGGCGGGACAGCGCCTTCGCCTCGATCTGGCGGATGCGCTCGCGGGTGAGCCGGAAGTCGCGGCCCACCTCCTCCAGGGTCTGGGGAGGGGTGCCGGCCAGCCCGAACCGCAGGGTGAGCACCCGTTGCTCGCGCTCGCTGAGGCCGTCCAGGGCGGAGCGCACGGCCTCGTTCCGCATCGAGACGAACGCCTGCTCGAAGCCGGTCTCCCCGTCGGGGTCCTCGACCAGGTCCGCCAGCTCGCCCTCGTCGCCCCACCGGCCGACCGGGGTCTGCAGCGACACGGAGTCGGGGATGAGCCGCTGGGCGTCGACGACCGCGCCCAGGGGAAGGCCGAGCTCGAGCGCCAGCTCCTCGACGGTGGGGGAGCGGCCCAGCGCCTCGTTCAGGCGGTCGGCCGAGCGGTGCACGTCCCGGACGGTGTCGAGCACGTGGTGCGGCACGCGAATGGTGCGCCCCTTCTCCGCCACACCGCGGGCGATGGCCTGTCGGATCCACCATGTGGCGTAGGTGGAGAACCGGCAGCCGCGGCCGGCGTCGAACTTCTCCACCGCCCGGATCAGCCCGAGGTTGCCCTCCTGCACGAGGTCGAGGAGGGGCAGGCCGGCGCGGTG is part of the Acidimicrobiales bacterium genome and harbors:
- a CDS encoding inositol monophosphatase, with the translated sequence MDDDTLLAVLHDAASAVRAVLGTLDDWGPAGTRPGQYLSDLAADAAAVEVLEKAGLGALSEESGLHHPDRPLLAVLDPVDGSTNASRRIPWYATSICVLDADGARAAVVVNQASGVRYEAVRGGGARCDGRTLGAPACTSLATALVALSGLPPRHLGWRQFRALGAAALDLCAVADGVVDAYVDCNDSVHGPWDYLGGMLVCREAGAVVTDLEGRPLEARGHTDRRTPVAAATPELHAELTEVRSSFGL
- a CDS encoding WhiB family transcriptional regulator; amino-acid sequence: MLAEWIAGLEAEEGPAVDWALARCRAGAGALVELFFSEQLDDIARAKGICAGCPVREPCLAGALARREPWGVWGGQLFLNGKILPFKRKRGRPPKNASAQLTA
- a CDS encoding sigma-70 family RNA polymerase sigma factor — translated: MAGRGDRNADDLLRRYLAEIGRFPLLTADDEVRLAADMADGRAAEAALGTARSAAQKTELRRRMAAGDEARRRFISSNLRLVVSIAKRHHRAGLPLLDLVQEGNLGLIRAVEKFDAGRGCRFSTYATWWIRQAIARGVAEKGRTIRVPHHVLDTVRDVHRSADRLNEALGRSPTVEELALELGLPLGAVVDAQRLIPDSVSLQTPVGRWGDEGELADLVEDPDGETGFEQAFVSMRNEAVRSALDGLSEREQRVLTLRFGLAGTPPQTLEEVGRDFRLTRERIRQIEAKALSRLRHPASVSAAAAEGTTDGGGRTSGGRSGDGGRRPRPAGAQAVS